The Desulfobulbus propionicus DSM 2032 DNA segment CAAGAATAGCCGGTCAACCACTTCTTTTACATCGTGTAACGTCTCCGTGAAAAGCATCGAAGAAATCTTACAGGCAATCGATGACCATTCCCCGACGATTGTCGATCTCCCAGGAAACCGTGAGGAAAGTTTCCGTTGCAAGGCCCTGTTGATCAAGAAACAAGGGCAAGTGATTGAACTGGTATGCCCTCCCCACTCGTGGGAGGCCGATGCGCTCAAACTCGGGGCTGACTGCAACCTGGCCGTCGAGCACAACGGGAAGACGGTCAACCTGATCGCACGGCTTGACAGCATTGTCGGCGATCGGCGCCTGCATCTCACGGCACGGGCACCCGTCTCGCCGGAATCGTTGCGAGAATATTTCCGGGTGTCGATCAATACGCCCGTGGAAGCGAGCTATATCGCCAATATCAAGGAGATAAAAGGCCGTACCTGGAAATTGGTCGGCACGACCATTGACCTCAGCGGGAGCGGCATCTTGGCGGTGTTTGATCAGAAACCGCCCAGCAACCACCGCATCCAGCTCGTCATAACCGCTCCCGAGGACGCGCCGCCTATCGTCTGCCTGGCAAACGTGGTCAGGACCTACAGAATTCGCAAGAACCGCTATCAAGTGGCCTTTCACTTTGAAACCATTTCCACCAAAACCAGGGATCAGATCATCTCCTGCTGTCTTCACGAGCAACGGCGGCAGCTGAGGGAAAATGCTCGCGTGGCCTGACCGCAGCGCCCCATTGTTCCCGGCTTCGCCCGGATGCAACGAGCTCTGGTACATGGCTGCCACCGTGGTGGAAGCAAAGTAACCGGATCAACACGCGCGAGGAATTGTGGAGCCATTGACGCTGATCACTGAAATACACTCTCTCTCGCCGGTTGATCAATTTGGTGGTCAGCACCAGCGCCCTCCGTTCACCTCAGGCCAATTTCTCCAGGGGACCATCACCGCTCAACAGGGGCCTCACCACTTCACGCTCGATATTGGTGGACGGCAACTGGCCACCGAATCATCCGCGCCCCTGCAGGTCGGGCAGAAACTTGACTTGCAGGTTACGTCGCTGGTGCCGCAGGTGGAACTGCGGATCATCCCCAGCAATCCGCTCACCCAGCAAATCAGCAGCGCTCTCCACCTGCTGGGGCAGGTGGCCACAACGGTGCCGCAGCTCGACAACCTGGCCCAGGAGGCCCGGCAGTTGCCTCAACTCAGTCCAACCGCCCGTGAAACGCTGCAATTGTTCAGCGACAGCCTCATCAGTCGTGCGGAACAGCACGCCTCTCCCCCCCTCCCCCTCGCCGCCCAGCTGTTCGACACCGCGCTGACAACCGCCACGGCACCCCCTGGCACACGCACCGACACGCCAACCCAATTCAATGAGATCAGCCGCATCCTGCTTCAGCTGGCGGGCAGCGGCTCGCTCTCGCCGCAAGCTGTCGAACGGGCGGTCAATCTCGCCGCCTTGTTCGCGCGCGCCGCCGCCCCGCAAGCGGCGTCACCGTTTTCTTCCCTGGAAACGGCGACGCTCGCCGCGCTTCCCCCCGCGATCGCCGAGCAATTCCTGGGAAAATGGACCACCATCCCGCCTCAGGATCCCGGGCTTGCCGCGCTGCTGTCCCAGGCTCCGCTGTCGCCCCAATCGGGGCAAGCACTCGCCGAGAACCATCCCTTGCGGCAGCTGTTCGCCTTCCTGGCCGCGGAAAGCGGCAAGGAACCGGCGGCAGCCGCACGCCTCGACCTGAGCGGGCAGCAAGTCGAAACCGTGCTCAAGCGCCTCGGATTGCAGATGGAGCGCCTGTTCGCGGAGAACCGACCGCACGAGGCCGTGCAAACCCTGAAGTACGCCTTGCTGGAAATGTCGCAGCAGGCAAACGCAACGGAGGCGAGCGCCCTGCACGCGGATCAGCTGGTTAAAACAATCGAACTGTATCAGATGCTCCAGATCCGTTTGGCCGGGGAATCGCTCTTTTTCATGCCCCTGCCCTTTTCCTTTCTCACCCAAGGCTATCTGCTGATTGACAGCGAACAGCCGGGAAATCAGGCATCGAAAAAAGGGGGCCTAGCATCGACCGACGCGCATCATGTCACGCTCCATCTGCAACTCGAGGGGCTGGGTAACCTGGAAATTGACATTCTTTGCGAACAGGACCGGATCGCCTTGAAATTCCTAGCCGAGGATGTGGAGCGCGCGAAATATATCCAGGGATTCCGGGGAGAACTCGAACAATGGCTGACCGCCGGCCGCCTGGATTCGGTACAGTTCCTGGTCGGGGCCAAGGAACCGACCAAACTGCTCCTGGAAAAACTGGTCCATGGGCTCACCGGCATGGTTGACACCACGGCCTGAAACGCGAGAAGGAAGGATTGCATGGCCGACGACCAGCGCACGGCAAAAAAGGCGGTTGCCCTGCTCTATGACCAGGACAAGGGAACGGCTCCGAAGGTTATCGCCAGCGGCTCCAACCTGATCGCCGAGAAGATCATCGCCACGGCGATGGAAGCCGGGGTACATATCCGCGAAGACAAGGATTTGGTCGAATTGTTGGCGAAAATCCCCCTTGGCCAGGAAATTCCGGTTGAACTCTACCAGACCATCGCCGAAGTCCTGGCCTTTGTCTATTCGGTCAACGGTACCTACAAAAACAAAAGCAACCCGACGACGCAACAGGGGCAATAGACTGCATCGGTTGCTCGGCAAAAACACGCTGTCCCTGCCCCGCCATTTCGCTGTTCAACCGTTTTCCCCGTGGCGGGAAACGGTCAATCATCCATCCACAAGGAGGAACGTCCGATGAGAAAGATGCTTATCTTTGGCGCAGTATCCCTCTTTACCCTCACCGTTGTCTCGCTCGGCACGGGCCAGGAGGCGACCGAACAAGGCTGCCGGCAGACCCTGCAAGCCAACTGCACCACCTGCCACGGCCTGAAAAAAATCTGCAACAAGCTCGATCAACAGGATGCGGACTGGAAGAAGATCGTCGCCAACATGGGACAAAAAGGCAATCTCAGCCAGGAGGTGCAGGACACGGTCGTGACCTGTTTGACCACCACCAAGGAACCGAAAAAATTGGTCTGCGGCCAATAGGAACACCAACCGTTCCATCCGCCGATGTTCTTCCGCGGGTGGCTGCCAACAGGGACATCGAGCACGATGTCCCTTATTTTTTGCTCCGCGATAATCCGACCTTTCTTTTTTTCCGTTTCTTTTCCACGGAAAATCCGAATTTTCCGATCTTTTTTCCCAGGGAAAAATATTGGCCGTGGGCAAACACCAGCGGTTCCGCCTTGGTCAGATCAAAGGCGCCGGTGCGGGGATCGAGGTAGCGCTCATCGGCCTTGACGTTGACCACCTCGGCAATGAACATGTCATGGGTCCCCAACCGCTTGATCTCGGTGACCCGGCACTCGATATTGATCGGCGCCTCGACGATGATCGGTGCCTTGATCACCGTGGCCGGGCCAGGGGTCAAATGCATTTCCTCGAATTTTTGATACTGACGCCCCGACCTCACCCCACACCAGTCGGTGGCGAAGGCCAGGGGCCGGGTGGTGAGGTTGATGACAAACTCGCGGGTCCGCCGCAGAATCTCGTACGAATGCCGCTGCGGTCGAACCGAGATGTAGCACATCGGCGGGTCGGAACAGAGGGTGCCGGTCCAGGCGATGGTGATGATATTGTACTCCTCGGCCGTCTCTCCCAGGCTGACCATGACCGCAGGCAGCGGATAGATCATGGTGCCGGGTTTCCAATCGACTTTTGTCATATCGTTCCGTTTTCACAACGTGTAGCACGCGCCGGCAGCGCTCAAGAGCGGCGCAGCCGGCCACGAAACATGGAAAAATAGACCCCTGCCCCGCACAGCACGGCCGAAAGAGCGAAGACGGTGCGGATACTGAGCAGAAAATGGGGATAGTTATCCGGGGTGAGAGTCTCGCGTCCGACCATGAGGGCCAGGACCACGGTGGCGATAGCCATGCTCACCATCTGCCCCATCAGACGCATGGTGGCCACCACGCCCGAGGCAATGCCGTACTGTTCCTTGGCCACCGATCCCATGATGGCGCTCATGTTCGGCGAGGAGAACAGGGCAAAGCCAAAACCGAGCAGTAGCAGGGTGGCGGCAATGGCCGGCGTGGGCGTGGCGGCGTGCAACTGGGTGAACACCAGCATTCCGGCCACGGTGATCGCCATGCCGGCGGAGGCCAGCAAGCGGGGTTCGACCCGGTCCGAAAGCCGGCCGGCAATGGGCGAGAAGAGGGCCATGACCACCGGTTGAGCCATGAGAATCGTGCCGGCCGTCTGCGGCGGCATGCCCTTGAGATACTGCAGGTACAGACTGAGGAGAAAGGTGACCGCGAAGGTGGCCGAGTAGTTGAGCAGGGCCGCCAGGCTGGAAAAGGCAAACACCCGGTTTTCGCGGAACAGCGACACGTCGAACACCGGATGCGCGCTCTGCCGCTGCTGGTGGAAAAAAAAGGCCAACGCGCCCACGCCGGTCAGCACCAGGATGCCGCCAGGCAAACTTGGCAGAATGGAGGCGCCGTAGATCAGGGCAAGGATTGCCGCCGCATAGATCACGCTGCCGAGCACGTCGAGGCGTTGCTCGCGCGGATCGGCCCATTCTCCCTTGAGAAAGGTTAGGGTCACGGTAATGGAGACGGCGCCCAGGGGCAGCATGATCAGAAAAATGGAGCGCCAGCCAAACTGCTGGGTGAGGATGCCGCCGACAAATGGACCGACCGAAAGCCCGACGTACACCGCCGCCACATAGATGCCGATCGCCCGGCCACGTCGGTGCGGAGGAAAGATCGAGGTCAGGATAGCCATGCCGGTGGTGATGAACATGCCGGCGCCCAGCCCCTGCATGGCCCGGAACACCAACAGCCAGGTGACGTTGCCGGCAAAGGCGGCCAGGGTCGAAGCCAGGGTGTACGTGGCCAATCCGCTGGTGAACACCTTTTTCCTGCCGCGCATATCGGCGATCTTGCCGACCGGCAGCAGGACAACAGCGACCGCCAGCAGATAGGCGGTGGCGATCCAGCTCAGCTGCACCGCGTTCATGCTCAGATCGGCCTGAATGGCCGGCAGGGCCACATTCACCGAGGAAATCATGAACGGCCCAAGAAACGAGGTCAGGGTGGCGACAAACAGCGCTGAACGTTCCAGGGACGAGACCTGCGGTGCCGGTTCACGGGAAGAAGAAGACATGCGTTGGGTGCCGGCTTACTTGTTGTGCCCTTTGCCTTTTCCCTGTCCCTGGCCAGCTTCTTTACCATGCCCTTGACCGCCTTCTTTTCCCTTGCCCCGTGCATGGCTAGGTGCGCCGGGTTCCCTGCCAGGAGCATCCATGAGCACGAAATCGCCGCGTTTGAGCGCATGAAATTCGGCCGAACCCGGCTTGATGCCCAACTCCTTGGCAACCACGCCCCACCCTCTGCCCCTGTTGGCGCTATACGTCCGCAGCACCTGCTCGGGCGGAAGACCC contains these protein-coding regions:
- a CDS encoding PilZ domain-containing protein, whose protein sequence is MKSIEEILQAIDDHSPTIVDLPGNREESFRCKALLIKKQGQVIELVCPPHSWEADALKLGADCNLAVEHNGKTVNLIARLDSIVGDRRLHLTARAPVSPESLREYFRVSINTPVEASYIANIKEIKGRTWKLVGTTIDLSGSGILAVFDQKPPSNHRIQLVITAPEDAPPIVCLANVVRTYRIRKNRYQVAFHFETISTKTRDQIISCCLHEQRRQLRENARVA
- a CDS encoding EscU/YscU/HrcU family type III secretion system export apparatus switch protein encodes the protein MADDQRTAKKAVALLYDQDKGTAPKVIASGSNLIAEKIIATAMEAGVHIREDKDLVELLAKIPLGQEIPVELYQTIAEVLAFVYSVNGTYKNKSNPTTQQGQ
- a CDS encoding flavin reductase family protein, coding for MTKVDWKPGTMIYPLPAVMVSLGETAEEYNIITIAWTGTLCSDPPMCYISVRPQRHSYEILRRTREFVINLTTRPLAFATDWCGVRSGRQYQKFEEMHLTPGPATVIKAPIIVEAPINIECRVTEIKRLGTHDMFIAEVVNVKADERYLDPRTGAFDLTKAEPLVFAHGQYFSLGKKIGKFGFSVEKKRKKRKVGLSRSKK
- a CDS encoding MFS transporter; protein product: MSSSSREPAPQVSSLERSALFVATLTSFLGPFMISSVNVALPAIQADLSMNAVQLSWIATAYLLAVAVVLLPVGKIADMRGRKKVFTSGLATYTLASTLAAFAGNVTWLLVFRAMQGLGAGMFITTGMAILTSIFPPHRRGRAIGIYVAAVYVGLSVGPFVGGILTQQFGWRSIFLIMLPLGAVSITVTLTFLKGEWADPREQRLDVLGSVIYAAAILALIYGASILPSLPGGILVLTGVGALAFFFHQQRQSAHPVFDVSLFRENRVFAFSSLAALLNYSATFAVTFLLSLYLQYLKGMPPQTAGTILMAQPVVMALFSPIAGRLSDRVEPRLLASAGMAITVAGMLVFTQLHAATPTPAIAATLLLLGFGFALFSSPNMSAIMGSVAKEQYGIASGVVATMRLMGQMVSMAIATVVLALMVGRETLTPDNYPHFLLSIRTVFALSAVLCGAGVYFSMFRGRLRRS